The Schistocerca americana isolate TAMUIC-IGC-003095 chromosome 5, iqSchAmer2.1, whole genome shotgun sequence genome includes a window with the following:
- the LOC124616469 gene encoding uncharacterized protein LOC124616469, with product MTPLLFQSVLPRIAAAAWQVQLLASCYHLPGPKMEPSEKTRLVKQRGVAKAALACLASFVQSADSVSIKMLVSKLSQLTRIQTDFESSQTWQEIEDESADRSKDRAEFEDSWDFVESTKKGSMKRYTQLPKPLGSNPLGSVSSLKLPAINLLNFEGHYLKWSSYRDTFLSLIMNNNSIDDVQKLHYLNSSLQGEAKNLLKHIPATAGNLLIVWGLITQRYDNPKIIVAKHAKALMALPTVGHGAAAASDYNQLINHICSHLKALEALKPDVPLHEVILSEEILSSMRPTDCHELEVKMTGSTFTTLNQLIIFSETKCQALEVIRFRDNTSRDSQGNANNANQTRRYEGSSR from the coding sequence ATGACGCCACTGCTGTTCCAGTCTGTACTGCCTCGTATTGCTGCTGCAGCCTGGCAAGTGCAATTGTTAGCTTCCTGCTATCATCTTCCtggtcctaaaatggagccctcagagaaaacaagattagtcaagcagagaggtgtagcaaaggcAGCTCTCGCGTgcttagcgagctttgtgcagtctgcagacagtgTCAGCATCAAAATGTTGGTATCAAAATTAAGTCAATTGACTCGAATTCAGACTGATTTTGAGTCATCTCAAACATGGCAggaaattgaagacgaatcagcagatcgtagtaaggacagggcagaattcgaggattcgtgggactttgttgaatccactaaaaagggttcaatgaagaggtacacccagcttCCGAAGCCCTTGGGCTCGAATCCATTaggcagtgtcagttctttgaaactacccgctattaacttgcTAAATTTTGAAGGTCactaccttaagtggtcatcatacagggatacgtttttgagtctcattatgaataacaattcaattgatgatgttcaaaaacttcattacctTAATTCGTCTTTGCAAGGTGAAGCTAAAAACCTATTGAAACATATACCTGCCACAGCAGGAAATCTATTGATAGTCTGGGGACTTATTACGCAGAGGTATGATAACCCAAAAATAATTGTAGCCAAACATGCTAAGGCTTTGATGGCCTTACCTACAGTCGGCCATGGCGCAGCCGCAGCGAGCGATTATAATCAACTAATTAATCATatatgcagccatttgaaggccttagaagctctcaaacctgatgttccacttcatgaagttattctttcggaagagattctgtcTAGTATGCGACCCACAGATTGTCATGAGTTGGAGGTAAAGATGACTGGGTcaacattcaccacattaaatcaactaataATTTTTTcggaaacaaaatgtcaggcccttgaggtgatcaggttcagggataacacctcaagggattCGCAGGGAAATGCCAATAATGCAAATCAAACGAGACGTTATgagggctcatctcgctaa
- the LOC124616088 gene encoding pathogenesis-related protein 5-like isoform X2: protein MSAMTFLLLVLGVTALSEGRSLVFENRRRDTVWVGTLGSAERGTLKGGGWEMRPGSLVTINMDDGWTGRFWGRTGCLFDGYGHGRCQTGDCGRRLQCNGTSGQPPVTFAEVNLGGWGSQDFYSISLVDGFNIPITIEPIDKQGGGDRYRCYPASCPTDINALCPSKLRSDGGCKSACLAFNTDQYCCRGRFSSAQACRSSSWPRNYPAFFKGLCPDAYSYPYDDDRSTFTCEKTAYRIIFS, encoded by the exons ATGAGCGCGATGACATTTTTGTTATTAGTGCTGGGTGTCACCGCCTTGAGTGAAGGAAGGAGTTTAGTGTTCGAGAACAGACGCAGAGATACTGTGTGGGTGGGCACCCTTGGCAGTGCTGAAAGGGGAACTCTCAAAGGAGGTGGTTGGGAGATGCGCCCTGGTTCTTTG GTCACCATCAACATGGACGATGGATGGACAGGCCGCTTCTGGGGTCGCACTGGCTGCTTATTCGATGGCTACGGGCATGGCAGATGCCAGACGGGAGACTGTGGCAGGAGGCTGCAGTGTAACGGCACCAGCGGCCAGCCTCCTGTAACGTTTGCAGAAGTCAACCTGGGCGGGTGGGGCAGTCAGGACTTCTACAGCATCAGTCTTGTTGATGGCTTCAATATCCCCATCACG ATAGAGCCCATCGACAAGCAAGGTGGCGGCGACCGCTACCGCTGCTACCCCGCATCCTGCCCCACCGACATAAACGCGCTGTGCCCATCCAAGCTCCGCTCCGACGGCGGCTGCAAGAGCGCGTGCCTCGCCTTCAACACAGACCAGTACTGCTGCCGGGGCCGCTTCAGCTCGGCACAAGCCTGCAGGTCCTCCTCGTGGCCAAGGAACTACCCCGCCTTCTTCAAGGGCCTGTGTCCCGACGCTTACAGCTACCCCTACGACGACGACCGGAGCACCTTCACTTGCGAAAAAACAGCCTACAGGATCATCTTTAGTTGA